In Arachis stenosperma cultivar V10309 chromosome 1, arast.V10309.gnm1.PFL2, whole genome shotgun sequence, one DNA window encodes the following:
- the LOC130979668 gene encoding uncharacterized protein LOC130979668 → MPLYAKFLKELMTRKRNWGEKEAVVLTKECSAIIQKKLPQKMKDPGSFQISCIIGDITIEKALCDLGASINIMSLNMMRRMRIEEAKPTRMALQLADRTFKLPHGVVEDLLVKVGEFIFLADFVMLDMEEEANTSIILGSPFLATAGAIIDVQKGELVLRLHEKKMVFNVFKAMSYPKEAIGECMMVDTIEQIVQGVLEEEQYEGNMGLEQQEPREEPPQGTMESSIITNHKNNNEEEAPKLELKTYSKLEICLSR, encoded by the coding sequence ATGCCCCTCTATGCAAAGTTCTTGAAGGAGCTCatgacaagaaaaagaaactggGGTGAAAAGGAGGCTGTAGTCCTAactaaggaatgtagtgccatcATACAAAAGAAACTCCCCCAGAAAATGAAAGACCCAGGAAGTTTCCAAATctcctgcatcataggggataTCACTATTGaaaaggccttgtgtgacttggggGCTAGCATCAATATCATGTCCTTGAACATGATGAGAAGGATGAGAattgaggaagccaaaccaacaagaatggcactcCAACTAGCTGACAGAACATTCAAGCTTCCACATGGAGTGGTGGAAGATTTATTGGTGAAGGTGGGAGAATTCATCTTCCTAGCTGACTTTGTTATGCTGGATATGGAAGAAGAGGCAAACACTTCAATTATCCTAGGAAGTCCATTCCTAgctactgctggagccatcattgatgtgCAAAAAGGAGAACTAGTTTTGAGATTACATGAGAAAAAGATGGTCTTCAATGTCTTCAAGGCAATGAGTTATCCCAAGGAAGCAATAGGAGAATGCATGATGGTGGACACCATAGAACAAATAGTCCAAGGAGTTTTGGAAGAAGAGCAATACGAAGGAAATATGGGATTGGAGCAACAAGAACCACGTGAGGAACCACCACAAGGAACCATGGAAAGTTCAATTATAACAAACCACAAAaacaacaatgaagaagagGCACCGAAACTAGAGCTAAAAACCTACTCCAAGCTTGAAATATGCCTATCTAGGTAA